GAACCGGAAGAGTTCGACAACCCCTACATGAGCGATTCCACCGGTGCGGCCGTCATCTTCGGCACCACGGGCGGCGTGATGGAAGCCGCCGTCCGTACCGTGTACGCCGTGCTCAATCATAAGGAACTGCCCGGTGTGGACGTTGTGCCCGTGCGCGGCGAAGAAGGCATGCGTGAGGCGGAAGTGGACCTCGGCGAAGGCAACGGCGTCATCAGGGTGGCCGTGGTTCACGGGCTCGCCAATGCCCGAAAGCTGGCGGAACAGGCCGTGGCGGGCAATTCCCCCTATACCTTCATCGAGGTCATGGCCTGCCCCGGCGGCTGCGTGGACGGCGGCGGCACCTGCCGCGTGAAGAAGGACTATCACCCCCATGCCCGCGACCGCAGGCAGGGACTCTTCACCATCGACAAGAACATGCCGCGCCGCCAGTCCCACAACAACCCGCAGATCATCCGGCTGTATGAGGACTTCCTCGGCGAGCCGAATTCCCACAAGGCCCACGATCTGCTGCACACCCACTACACCGACCGCAGCAAGGTGCAGACGGAAAGCATTTCCGCCACCAAGAAAAAGCTGACCCTCACCGACCAGTCGGCCTGATCCGGCTCTTCGGCATGAACATGGGCCGCCCTTCCGGGGCGGCCCTTCTTTTTCTTCTCCCTCTCCGGGAGATGCATGCAAGGCGGTTCCTTACGCCTTTTGCGCGGAATCCGGCCATGCCGGGAGCTTCTCATCTTCCGGCAAAAGGCCCTCTGCCGGAGCATCGCCTTACCGGGCAAGATTCTGCAGCGTCTCCCCGGCGATTCTGTACACCGTCCAGTCCTTCATGGATTCCGCGCCGAGGGAAAGATAAAAATCAATGCTCGGCCTGTTCCAGTCGAGGCACCACCACTCCAGGCGGCCGCAGCCGCGCTCCACGGCAAGGGCGGCCAGCTTCTTCAGCAGCGCCTTTCCGTATCCTCTGCCGCGGTATTCCGGCCGGACGTACAAATCTTCCAGATAGATGCCCGCCCGGCCGAGGAAGGTGGAAAAATTATGGAAGAACAGGGCAAAGCCGACTTCCCTGCCGTCTTCAAGCGCAAAGATGACTTCCGCCTTCTTTCTGTCGAAAATCCACTCTTCCAGCGTTCCTTCATCCGCGACGACTTCGTGCAGCATCTTCTCATAGTCCGCAAGTTCCCTGATGAACTGCAAAATCAGGGCCGTATCCTTTCTTTCCGCAAATCTGAAACCGAATTCCACGGCGTATCTCCTCCCTGCCCGTACGGCAGGTTCTCTTCTAACGCAATTTGCCCGCCGGGGAAACCGCCGGTATGCCATGCCCTCACTCCCCGGCACGCCGAAAGGTATCCGCACGAAAACCATGAAGAAGGTACTGCTCCATCTTCCCGGAAACAAAGGCGAAACGCCGCCTTCTCCCCGAGCGCCGGAACGGTGAGGAAAAAAAGAGTTCCCGCGCCGCTCCGGCAACATATCTTGACCTTGTTCCATGCCCGTGATATTGGACAAGCAGTTTGGAACGACAGTTTTCTGTGGTTCTTTCAAACGAATAGGGCCGTGCATGGATTTGGATGAAGGAACCGGGAGAGAGCGCCGGAAGGCGACGCCGAAGGGGCCGCGAGAACTCTCAGGCAAAAGGACCGGTTCTGGACAAACTCTGGAAAGCAGCAATGCACCAATGAGGCAATCCGCCCGGCGGAGAATCTTTCAGGTCAGTAACAGAGGCACAGATGACGAAGTCGTTCGTTATCTGTGCCTCTTTTTTATTCCCTTTTTCGAGGAGAAGGCCCATGGAACAGAAAACCCCTCTTTACGACGTGCACATCGCGGAAGGCGGCAAGATCGTCCCCTTTGCCGGTTATCTGCTCCCCGTCCAGTATGCGGACGGCGTCATCAAGGAACACATGGCCGTGCGCCGGGCGGCAGGCCTGTTCGACGTGTCCCACATGGGAGAAATCCGTTTTACCGGCCCTTCCGCACTGGAAACGCTCCATCACCTGCTCACCAACGACTTCACGAACATGCCCGTGGGCAAGGTGCGCTACAGCGTCATGTGCAATGAAAAAGGCGGCGTCATCGACGACCTCGTCATCTACAAGTTCGGTGAGGAGGAATATCTTGCCGTGGTGAACGCGGCCAACCGGCACAAGGACTACGCGCACATGGCGGCGAACCTTCTGCCCGGCACGAAGGCCGAGGATATTTCCGATTCCGTGGCGCAGCTCGCCCTGCAGGGCCCTGCCTCGCCCGACATTCTCGCCAGGCTCGCCCCTGCCGAAAAGCTGCCGCAGAAGTACTACACCGCCGTGCGCGATATTCCGGTAGGCGGCATTCCGTGCATGGTGTCCCGCACGGGCTACACCGGCGAAACGGGCTATGAAATCTATACCGCGCCGGAAAACGCCGTCCGTCTCTGGCAGATGCTGCGTGAAGCCGGCAGGGAATACGGGCTCATCCCCTGCGGACTCGGCGCACGCGATACCCTGCGCCTCGAGGCCGCCATGCCCCTGTACGGCCATGAAATGAACGAAGACATCACTCCCTTTGAAGCGGGGCTTTCCTTCGGTGTGAAGATGGAAAAGCCCGACTTCATCGGCAAAGCCGCCCTTGCGGCGGCGGGAGAGCCTTCGCGCGTGCGCGTAGGGCTCGTCATGACGGGCCGCGGCATCGCGCGCGAACATCAGGATGTGTTTCTGGGCGACGAGCGCATCGGCGAAACCACCTCCGGCACCCACTGCCCGGCCGTGGGCAAGGCCGTGGCCATGGCCCTTGTGGACGTTGCGCACAGCGCCCCCGGCACCCTTGTGGATGTGGACGTGCGCGGCCGCCGCGTGAGCGCGCAAATCGTTCCTCTTCCTTTCTACAAACGCTGAACCGGCCCTTTTCCGTCTCCTTTTTGAACCATCTATCCCCTACGGAGCACAGCCATGTCCAAGATTCCCGCCGAACTCAAGTACACCGCTTCCCATGAATGGATCAAAACCGAAGGCGACGTTTACGTCATCGGCCTCACCGACTTTGCGCAGAGCGCCCTCGGCGACATCGTGTTCATCGAACTTCCGCAGGAAGGCGACGCCGTGACCATGGGCGACTCCTTTGCCGACGTGGAATCCGTGAAGGCCGTGTCCGGCGTGTTCAGCCCGGTGACCGGCACCGTGTCCGCCGTGAACGAGGCGCTCATCGACAACCCCGCCCTGCTGAACGAATCCCCCTACGACGCCTGGCTCATCAAGGTTTCCGGCGCGGAAGCCGTGGGCGAACTGCTCGACGCGGCCGGCTACGAGGCCGTGTGCAAGTCCGAGGAGGCCTAGCATGGGAAGCTACATCCCCGCGACCGGGGAGGAAAGGAAGGCCATGCTCGCTTCCCTGGGCCTCACGTCCGAGGAGGAGCTCTTCCGCGTGGTGCCCGAAAAGGTGCGCGTGCATGAGCTCAACCTCCCCCACGGACTGAGCGAAATGGAAACGGCGCGCAAGGTAAGCGCTCTTGCGGAAAAGAACGTGCGCTTCCGCAGCGTGTTCCGCGGCGCAGGCGCATACCGCCACTACATTCCTTCCATTGTGAAGACGGTGACCTCCAAGGAGGACTTCGTCACGGCATACACGCCCTACCAGGCGGAAATAAGCCAGGGCGTGCTTCAGTCCATTTTTGAATACCAGACGCAGATCTGCGAGCTCACCGGCATGGACGTATCCAACGCCTCGGTGTACGACGGGGCCGTGGCTGCGGCCGAAGCCGTGCTCATGTGCCTTGAACGCCGCAAAAACGGCGTCATCCTTGCCGGAACCGTCGACCCGCAGGTGCGCGAGGTGGTGCAAACCTACTGCGAAAGCCGCAACGTGCCCGTTACGGTGCTTCCCGTCTCGTCTGGCGCCACCGCAGTGGAAGATCTGCGCGCGGCCCTTTCCGACGACACGGCCTGCCTTTATGTGCAGAGCCCCAACTACTACGGCGTGCTGGAAGACATGGACGCCCT
This genomic stretch from Mailhella massiliensis harbors:
- a CDS encoding GNAT family N-acetyltransferase; amino-acid sequence: MEFGFRFAERKDTALILQFIRELADYEKMLHEVVADEGTLEEWIFDRKKAEVIFALEDGREVGFALFFHNFSTFLGRAGIYLEDLYVRPEYRGRGYGKALLKKLAALAVERGCGRLEWWCLDWNRPSIDFYLSLGAESMKDWTVYRIAGETLQNLAR
- the gcvT gene encoding glycine cleavage system aminomethyltransferase GcvT, coding for MEQKTPLYDVHIAEGGKIVPFAGYLLPVQYADGVIKEHMAVRRAAGLFDVSHMGEIRFTGPSALETLHHLLTNDFTNMPVGKVRYSVMCNEKGGVIDDLVIYKFGEEEYLAVVNAANRHKDYAHMAANLLPGTKAEDISDSVAQLALQGPASPDILARLAPAEKLPQKYYTAVRDIPVGGIPCMVSRTGYTGETGYEIYTAPENAVRLWQMLREAGREYGLIPCGLGARDTLRLEAAMPLYGHEMNEDITPFEAGLSFGVKMEKPDFIGKAALAAAGEPSRVRVGLVMTGRGIAREHQDVFLGDERIGETTSGTHCPAVGKAVAMALVDVAHSAPGTLVDVDVRGRRVSAQIVPLPFYKR
- the gcvH gene encoding glycine cleavage system protein GcvH, with product MSKIPAELKYTASHEWIKTEGDVYVIGLTDFAQSALGDIVFIELPQEGDAVTMGDSFADVESVKAVSGVFSPVTGTVSAVNEALIDNPALLNESPYDAWLIKVSGAEAVGELLDAAGYEAVCKSEEA
- the gcvPA gene encoding aminomethyl-transferring glycine dehydrogenase subunit GcvPA: MGSYIPATGEERKAMLASLGLTSEEELFRVVPEKVRVHELNLPHGLSEMETARKVSALAEKNVRFRSVFRGAGAYRHYIPSIVKTVTSKEDFVTAYTPYQAEISQGVLQSIFEYQTQICELTGMDVSNASVYDGAVAAAEAVLMCLERRKNGVILAGTVDPQVREVVQTYCESRNVPVTVLPVSSGATAVEDLRAALSDDTACLYVQSPNYYGVLEDMDALVSAAHEAGARVVMGANPISLGLLKTPGEYGADIAVGEGQPLGMPLGFGGPYLGFMACKKELMRRLPGRIVGETVDGEGRRAFVLTLQAREQHIRREKASSNICSNEALCAMTASVYLAAMGPQGLRRAAENSAAHAHYLAAELARIPGFGLRHEGREFFHEFLTGCPVDPELLCRELAKKGILGGLPVEGGILWCCTELCSKNDMDELVTAIREVCAQ